The proteins below come from a single Halothiobacillus neapolitanus c2 genomic window:
- the metE gene encoding 5-methyltetrahydropteroyltriglutamate--homocysteine S-methyltransferase, giving the protein MSTSSNIITHTLGFPRIGERRALKWALESHWRGESSAQALQATAKSVRAQTFHAHKESGITHPPVGDFSFYDHMADTALLFGQVPHRFGSTANTLDNLFTLGRGKNVAGQNIAPLAMKKWFNSNYHYLVPELEADQPIALDAARYLDLVREALAANPAAKPVLVGPLTFLYLSRGLDEAGRLAKAEALAAGYQLLLNELKALGVAWVQIDEPILTLDLPADWLQAFEPTYHRLKVPGIKLLLTTYFGDLNGNVALAANLPVDGLHIDATMTRDLIAVADRLPDYKVLSVGILDGRSIWRADLAPMLQRLAPVYARLKERLWLAPSCSLLHLPLDAAFETKLPEFLRNNLSYARQKLTELNLLARGLSEGLDSIALELNQAAAARAELDRQPGRNSSTVRAKTETIAATEPNRRGAFAERAAAQQARFNLPLLPTTTIGSFPQTHEIRAARKAFKNRELSEEQYESSMKDEIRHVIEIQEKIGLDVLVHGEAERNDMVEYFGEQLDGFAFTQEGWVQSYGSRCVKPPIIWGDVQRSRPMTVAWARYAQSLSQRPVKGMLTGPVTILFWSFVRDDLSREAVCYQIAEALRQEINDLAAAGIGMIQVDEPAFREGLPLRRKDWAPYLNWAVRAFKHAVVDAPNDVQIHTHMCYSEFNDIIEAIAALDADVITIETTRSNMKLLDAFSDFHYPNAIGPGIYDIHAPQIPTMEEIEPRVRLALEKIPAERLWINPDCGLKTRGWKEVIPSLEAMVAVARKLRKEHG; this is encoded by the coding sequence ATGAGTACTTCATCAAACATCATCACTCATACCTTGGGGTTCCCCCGCATTGGCGAACGCCGCGCGCTCAAGTGGGCACTGGAATCGCACTGGCGGGGCGAATCGTCTGCCCAAGCGCTGCAAGCGACCGCAAAAAGCGTGCGCGCGCAAACATTTCACGCCCACAAAGAGTCTGGTATCACCCATCCGCCCGTCGGCGACTTTTCGTTTTACGACCACATGGCCGACACCGCCCTGTTGTTCGGGCAAGTGCCACACCGGTTCGGCAGCACGGCCAACACGCTGGACAACCTGTTCACACTCGGGCGCGGCAAAAATGTCGCTGGGCAGAACATCGCCCCGCTGGCGATGAAAAAATGGTTCAACAGCAACTACCACTATCTGGTGCCGGAACTGGAAGCGGATCAACCCATCGCGCTGGATGCCGCACGCTATCTTGATCTCGTGCGCGAGGCGTTGGCGGCGAATCCGGCGGCCAAGCCCGTTCTGGTCGGTCCGCTGACCTTCCTCTATCTGAGCCGCGGTCTGGATGAAGCCGGCAGGCTCGCCAAGGCCGAAGCGCTGGCCGCCGGGTATCAGTTGTTGTTGAACGAGCTCAAAGCCCTCGGTGTTGCCTGGGTGCAGATCGACGAGCCCATTTTGACGCTTGATCTGCCCGCTGACTGGCTGCAAGCCTTCGAACCGACCTACCACCGCCTGAAAGTACCCGGAATCAAGCTCCTGCTGACCACCTATTTCGGCGATTTGAACGGCAATGTGGCGCTCGCCGCCAATCTTCCGGTGGATGGCCTGCACATTGACGCGACCATGACGCGCGATCTGATTGCCGTGGCCGACCGCCTGCCGGATTACAAAGTGCTTTCCGTCGGCATTCTCGATGGACGCTCGATCTGGCGCGCCGATCTGGCGCCTATGTTGCAGCGATTGGCACCCGTGTATGCCCGTCTTAAGGAACGCCTGTGGCTGGCCCCGTCCTGCTCCTTGCTGCATCTTCCGCTGGACGCCGCCTTCGAGACAAAACTCCCAGAGTTTCTGCGCAATAACCTGAGTTATGCCCGACAAAAACTCACCGAACTGAATCTGCTTGCCCGAGGGCTCAGCGAGGGGTTGGACAGTATCGCCCTGGAACTCAATCAGGCGGCAGCAGCGCGTGCCGAACTCGATCGCCAGCCGGGTCGCAATTCATCCACAGTACGTGCCAAGACGGAAACTATTGCCGCAACCGAGCCGAACCGCCGCGGGGCATTCGCCGAGCGGGCTGCCGCGCAACAGGCACGTTTCAACCTGCCGCTGCTGCCGACCACGACCATCGGTTCTTTCCCGCAGACGCATGAAATCCGTGCGGCACGCAAGGCCTTCAAAAACCGGGAACTCTCCGAGGAACAATACGAGTCCAGCATGAAGGACGAAATCCGCCATGTGATCGAGATTCAGGAAAAGATTGGTCTGGATGTGCTGGTGCATGGCGAAGCCGAGCGCAACGACATGGTCGAATACTTCGGCGAGCAGCTCGATGGCTTTGCCTTCACCCAGGAAGGCTGGGTACAGTCCTACGGTTCGCGTTGCGTCAAACCGCCCATTATCTGGGGCGACGTGCAACGTAGCCGCCCGATGACGGTAGCGTGGGCACGCTATGCGCAATCGCTGAGCCAGCGCCCGGTCAAGGGCATGTTGACCGGCCCGGTGACGATTCTGTTCTGGTCGTTCGTGCGCGATGATCTTTCCCGCGAGGCCGTGTGCTACCAGATTGCCGAGGCGTTACGACAAGAGATCAACGATCTCGCCGCTGCCGGTATCGGCATGATTCAGGTCGATGAACCCGCGTTCCGCGAAGGCTTGCCGCTACGCCGGAAGGACTGGGCTCCGTATCTGAACTGGGCGGTGCGTGCCTTCAAGCACGCCGTGGTCGATGCACCAAACGACGTGCAGATTCACACCCACATGTGCTATAGCGAATTCAATGACATCATCGAAGCGATTGCCGCGCTGGATGCCGACGTGATCACCATCGAGACCACGCGTTCGAACATGAAACTGCTGGATGCCTTTTCGGACTTCCACTACCCCAACGCCATCGGCCCCGGCATCTACGATATTCATGCGCCGCAGATTCCAACCATGGAAGAGATCGAACCCCGCGTTCGACTCGCGCTAGAAAAAATCCCGGCAGAGCGTTTATGGATCAACCCCGATTGCGGCCTGAAAACCCGCGGCTGGAAAGAAGTGATTCCTTCATTGGAAGCCATGGTTGCAGTGGCCCGTAAACTGAGAAAAGAACACGGCTGA
- the rnt gene encoding ribonuclease T encodes MSNQSLSGPNPVQQDTPDFTEIATALTTSKKNDWNIARRFRGFMPVVVDVETGGLNPQTDALLELAAVLLDVDANGKIIPVDRIQIHVQPFEGANLNPVSMKINGIDIDHPFRCALDEAEALKQFFQPIRQRVKLNGARRAVLVGHNAAFDLAVINAACERTCNKKNPFHPFSTFDTVTLSALAVGETVLAKALEAIGLEWDSQQAHGALYDAEQTAELFCRIINHFSTSSGRAAMRTPNPVNPTK; translated from the coding sequence TTGAGTAATCAAAGCTTGAGTGGCCCGAACCCTGTGCAACAGGACACGCCCGACTTCACCGAGATTGCCACGGCGCTCACCACATCCAAAAAAAACGACTGGAACATCGCACGGCGCTTTCGCGGCTTTATGCCGGTGGTGGTCGATGTCGAAACCGGTGGTTTGAATCCACAAACCGATGCCCTGCTCGAACTGGCCGCCGTGCTGCTGGATGTCGATGCCAACGGCAAGATCATTCCCGTCGATCGCATCCAGATTCATGTGCAACCGTTTGAAGGGGCCAACCTCAACCCTGTATCGATGAAAATAAACGGCATCGATATCGATCATCCGTTTCGCTGCGCGCTGGACGAAGCCGAAGCGCTCAAACAATTCTTTCAGCCGATTCGCCAACGCGTCAAACTCAACGGCGCACGTCGTGCGGTACTGGTCGGCCACAATGCAGCGTTCGATCTTGCAGTCATCAACGCCGCCTGCGAACGCACCTGCAACAAGAAAAACCCATTCCACCCCTTCTCAACCTTCGATACCGTGACCCTATCGGCATTGGCCGTCGGTGAAACCGTGCTCGCCAAAGCGCTGGAGGCCATCGGCCTTGAGTGGGACAGCCAACAGGCCCACGGCGCACTCTACGATGCCGAACAAACCGCCGAGTTGTTCTGCCGCATCATCAATCACTTCTCCACCAGCAGCGGCCGCGCCGCCATGCGCACGCCGAACCCGGTCAACCCCACAAAATAA
- a CDS encoding DUF3147 family protein, which produces MGWLITKYLVTAGVIVLVSEIAKRSDKLGGLLGALPLVTIMALIWLHVGQQSEEKIANHAWYTFWYVLPTLPMFLVFPALLQRIGFWPTLIVCIALTMVIFGMFALVMRRFGVNLL; this is translated from the coding sequence GTGGGTTGGTTGATAACGAAGTATCTGGTCACGGCCGGAGTCATTGTCCTTGTATCCGAGATCGCCAAACGCAGTGACAAGCTCGGCGGCTTGCTCGGCGCGTTACCGCTGGTGACCATTATGGCCTTGATCTGGCTGCATGTCGGGCAGCAGTCCGAAGAAAAAATCGCCAACCACGCCTGGTACACCTTCTGGTATGTGCTGCCGACCTTGCCAATGTTCCTGGTTTTCCCAGCCTTGTTGCAGCGCATCGGTTTCTGGCCGACGCTCATTGTCTGCATTGCTCTGACCATGGTGATCTTCGGTATGTTCGCGCTGGTGATGCGACGTTTTGGTGTGAACTTGCTCTAA
- the folD gene encoding bifunctional methylenetetrahydrofolate dehydrogenase/methenyltetrahydrofolate cyclohydrolase FolD, with protein sequence MTAQILDGRALSTALQAGFADEITSAVATGLRPPGLAVIQVGEDPASSVYVANKRKTCEKIGMYSVSKDLKADISQAELNALVDEYNADPSIDGILVQLPLPAHLSAAEIIERIHPDKDVDGFHPENIGKLAIRQPALRPCTPFGVMKLLQTAKLDLYGMEAVVVGASNIVGRPMALELLLAGATVTITHRFTRDLEAHVRRADLLVVAAGKPGLVRGDWIKPGAIVVDVGIHRQEDGSLCGDVDFAAAAERAAWITPVPGGVGPMTIAMLMHNTVQSWRERVACS encoded by the coding sequence ATGACAGCACAGATACTGGATGGACGCGCACTCTCGACCGCACTGCAAGCAGGTTTCGCAGACGAGATCACATCCGCTGTCGCAACCGGCCTTCGCCCGCCGGGCTTGGCGGTAATCCAAGTGGGCGAAGACCCGGCCTCCAGCGTGTATGTCGCGAATAAGCGCAAAACCTGCGAAAAGATCGGTATGTATTCCGTTTCCAAGGATCTCAAAGCCGATATCTCTCAGGCTGAGCTCAATGCGCTGGTGGATGAATACAACGCCGACCCGTCCATTGATGGCATTCTGGTTCAGCTTCCCCTGCCCGCCCATCTGAGTGCCGCAGAAATCATCGAACGCATTCACCCCGACAAGGATGTGGACGGCTTTCACCCGGAGAACATCGGCAAGCTCGCCATTCGTCAGCCCGCGCTGCGTCCTTGTACGCCCTTTGGTGTGATGAAACTTTTGCAAACAGCAAAGCTGGATTTGTATGGCATGGAAGCGGTCGTTGTGGGCGCCTCCAACATCGTCGGCCGACCCATGGCGCTCGAATTGCTGCTCGCGGGCGCGACCGTTACCATCACCCACCGCTTCACCCGTGATCTTGAAGCGCATGTGCGCCGCGCGGATTTGCTTGTGGTTGCGGCAGGCAAGCCCGGTTTGGTGCGTGGCGACTGGATCAAACCCGGTGCGATCGTGGTCGATGTCGGCATTCACCGACAAGAAGACGGCAGCCTGTGCGGTGATGTCGATTTTGCCGCTGCCGCCGAACGCGCTGCGTGGATCACGCCGGTGCCCGGCGGTGTCGGCCCCATGACCATCGCCATGCTGATGCACAACACCGTGCAATCCTGGCGCGAGCGGGTGGCCTGCTCTTGA
- a CDS encoding alpha/beta hydrolase, whose translation MKKPWWSVLIILSLSFGLQGCSGVTILNTLSPRDGVQVTRSIVFDREHQLKLDVYRPTNAHAAPVIVFFWGGRWEDGDKSMYRFVGAELASKGFVVVIPNYRLYPNVTFPAFVNDSAKAVAWTHEHISQYGGSPNEIVLMGHSAGAYNAAMLALDPAYLHAVGGSPRQWIRGMIGLGGPYDFLPLVEPDLKAIFGPPSQYPITQPIHWADGTNPPMLLIESRADTIVYPKNTRNLYAKIKKNGGPVEKFMVDDLSHPMLIGVVSNLLSSQSPILEKIVTFADHVTSDKQVGQGGGTPDQHVVTVHP comes from the coding sequence ATGAAAAAACCCTGGTGGTCCGTACTGATTATTCTATCGCTCTCATTTGGTCTACAGGGTTGCTCGGGGGTGACCATACTGAACACCTTGTCGCCCCGGGATGGTGTTCAAGTGACCCGCTCGATCGTGTTTGATCGCGAGCATCAATTGAAACTGGACGTATACCGTCCGACAAATGCGCATGCCGCACCGGTGATCGTCTTTTTCTGGGGCGGTCGGTGGGAAGATGGCGATAAATCGATGTATCGTTTCGTGGGTGCAGAGCTCGCCAGCAAAGGCTTTGTCGTGGTCATCCCCAACTATCGGCTGTATCCCAATGTCACCTTTCCGGCCTTTGTGAACGACTCGGCCAAGGCCGTAGCGTGGACGCATGAACATATCAGCCAGTACGGTGGCAGCCCAAACGAAATCGTATTGATGGGCCATTCCGCCGGTGCGTACAATGCAGCGATGTTGGCCCTGGACCCGGCTTACCTTCATGCCGTGGGTGGTTCGCCGCGTCAATGGATTCGCGGCATGATCGGCCTAGGCGGCCCGTATGATTTCCTGCCCTTGGTCGAGCCCGACCTCAAAGCCATTTTCGGCCCACCCAGCCAATACCCCATCACACAGCCCATTCATTGGGCCGATGGCACCAACCCGCCCATGCTGTTGATCGAAAGCCGCGCTGACACAATCGTCTACCCGAAAAACACCCGTAATCTGTATGCCAAAATCAAAAAGAATGGTGGGCCGGTCGAAAAATTCATGGTGGATGATTTGAGCCATCCCATGTTAATCGGGGTGGTTTCCAATCTACTGTCGTCGCAATCGCCCATCCTGGAGAAAATCGTGACGTTTGCGGATCATGTGACATCGGACAAACAAGTGGGCCAAGGCGGGGGAACACCCGATCAGCACGTTGTTACGGTTCATCCTTGA
- a CDS encoding TIGR00341 family protein, which translates to MGLKVLEIISPKAEIEAIEQVTNSDEVVDWWRSSPFDDERFSTSMMVKPDNVQTVLDALQQILDHCKDARVMIHSVDATLPKIEEEEEPDPQTEEEPGKSNGLTREELFEQVETGSELNQTYLLLTALSAIVAAIGMVENSVAAVIGAMVIAPLLGPNLALALGSTLGETTLTRKASIANLVGLGLAIGVAFLISFLIDPTSNAQLEARTVVSYGALILALASGAAAVLSLLAGVATGLVGVMVAVALMPPAVALGLFLGWGQWTQAGQALLLLFINITAINLSAKLILVFRGVTPRRWPDKSRAKKSSRWAFTFWGLSIGIIIVLIYFAQHGLKDLAPIFEWLR; encoded by the coding sequence ATGGGGCTTAAGGTACTGGAGATTATTTCACCCAAGGCCGAGATTGAGGCCATCGAACAGGTCACCAACAGCGACGAGGTGGTGGACTGGTGGCGCTCCTCGCCGTTTGATGATGAACGCTTTTCCACCAGCATGATGGTGAAACCCGACAACGTGCAAACGGTTTTGGATGCGCTGCAACAAATCCTCGACCACTGCAAAGATGCCCGCGTGATGATTCACAGCGTGGACGCGACCCTGCCGAAAATCGAAGAGGAAGAGGAACCCGACCCGCAGACCGAAGAAGAACCCGGCAAAAGCAACGGATTGACCCGCGAGGAGTTGTTCGAGCAAGTCGAAACCGGTAGCGAACTCAATCAGACGTATTTGCTGCTGACGGCACTCTCAGCCATTGTCGCGGCCATCGGCATGGTCGAAAACAGCGTGGCCGCCGTGATTGGCGCGATGGTGATTGCCCCCTTGCTCGGGCCCAATCTTGCGCTGGCGCTCGGCTCGACGCTGGGCGAAACCACACTGACCCGAAAAGCGAGCATCGCCAATCTGGTGGGGTTGGGGCTGGCCATTGGGGTTGCTTTTCTCATCTCGTTTTTGATCGATCCGACCAGCAATGCGCAGTTGGAAGCACGCACCGTCGTGTCCTATGGCGCCTTGATTCTCGCATTGGCCTCCGGTGCTGCCGCCGTGCTCTCCCTGCTGGCCGGCGTGGCGACCGGACTTGTGGGCGTGATGGTCGCGGTGGCTTTAATGCCGCCAGCCGTGGCGCTGGGTTTGTTTCTGGGCTGGGGCCAATGGACCCAGGCTGGCCAGGCGTTGCTGCTGCTGTTCATCAACATTACGGCCATCAATTTATCGGCCAAGCTGATTCTCGTTTTTCGTGGCGTAACGCCCCGACGCTGGCCCGATAAAAGCCGCGCCAAAAAATCATCGCGCTGGGCATTTACGTTCTGGGGGCTGTCGATCGGCATCATTATTGTGCTGATCTACTTCGCCCAACATGGACTAAAAGACCTCGCACCGATCTTCGAGTGGTTGCGTTGA